The genomic interval CTCTACTAATCCTTTCCCCTTGATGGAGCGCTCCTCGGAAGCGATGGCAAGATTGCTGCCTCTCTTTGCAAAATGCATAATATGATCTGTCTGGGCGGAGAGTTCTTGTACGGAGGCACTCGTTTCTTCCGAAACTGCAGCCAACGATTCGACGGCCTGTTGAACAGCTGTATTCACTTTTTGTTTCGTTTCCTCTTGAACCTGGCGGATTCGCTGATGTTCCTGCTCGTAAGCCTCTAATACAAGTTGTTGTTCAAAGTTTAGCAGCTTGCTGCACACCATAATGGCACCTATTAAATCCGTGCGATTTTCAATATGCTTGTCCAAGATGGCTACGATCGAGCTAAACAAATCCTGAAAAGCACACATGTACCACTTGGTCTCTAATCCAACCTTGACATGGGCATGGGCAATTCGAATTCTTTTCTTAACAAATTCCTCGTCAATCTCGCCATTGAATAACTCTTGAATATGGGTTTTTAGGGTTCCTTGTAATCTCTCTACCGTACTATGCCGTGTGATAATAGCCAATAGATTGGACTGTTTCGTGATATTTCCATAAAACTGCTGAACGATGTCATCCATTTTCTGAATGATGAGGGGTTGAATCAGCTTCACTAATTTTAAGTCTTCTTCAGATAAGGAGATGATGTCTAACTGTCTACTAATCTCTCTGTCATCGATGACCATCTTACCATGAATCCGTTTACTTTGTTCAAGCAAAGAATCCATTTTGGGTTTCTTTCGCGCGATACCGAGGAACGTAAAAGCCATCGAAAAAGGACATTTGCTCATTTGGATCGGATCTCCTAGTATGTTTTAATGGTAATAAAAATAAAAAGCTATTCCAAAAAGGAATAACTTAGCATTCGTTATCGAACCTCTTGGCAACCCAACCGCCATAGAATTTCTCCCTTAGGCTTGTGGCTTTGCGTCCCCACCTTTCAATAGGTTTGCCTTTATGTAGTATTTTAGGATTATGAAACAGTTGGTTTCCATTATCTGTTTGCAGTATAACACTATACTAAACAGGAATATAGTAGTTTTGAAATTTGTAACAATTAGGTGTTAGGTGGATAGTACCAGAGGTTTGGGCATTCCCACCGCGGTTTCGGCTTCACTATTTAGCTGAATTGGGTGAAACGGTTGAAACCTTGCTCCCTGATCACGAAGGAGCGATTTCCGAGAAAGTAAGTATAGCCAAGCAGATCGTGGAAGATGAACGGTTACTTGCAAATAAAGGTGTCATGTCCGCTATTGACCCGGATGCTCGCTTTGGATGGAAAAGCTCGACTCAATCGTTTTTTGGTTACAAACAACATCTAAACGTCAAACGAATAATAAGGCTAATAGACAAAATGCAGCCAGCCTCCTAGGGAGGTTGACTGCATTTTTTTATAATTTCACTCGTTTTAATTGACTAACCCCACTAAGTCTTTTTCAAAAGGGTTACTTTTGCAGGGCTCTCTCAAAGGGGTATGACTCCCACGGTTTTTGTGGGGTCTGACCTCTTTGGTTATCGTCACCTCTATCTTTTTATGTTACCGGCGGTGGAGCAAAATGGGGTCAGACCCCGTATTACCTCGGGTTTCGGGCGATTGACCCCAATTGACTTAAGAGGTTCTTATGGAGGCCATCGATTCGTATACGTGGATAAGCGGATAACTAAGCCTAATATTTCAGTTCAAATCTTTGACTCATCTCTTCGGGAGGCCTTAAAGGAACAGAGTAAGGATAAGAATTAAAAAGAGAAGAATCCTCTTCAGTTTGAGTGGAAGATCGCTACAATGGCGCCCAACATTCAATACATCCATTTAAACACTGACACTTTCTCCAATGCTTTTTTATCGGTGGTTCAGTATGGCTAATGGAAGTAATAGATTTTCGGGTGAGAATCAAGATGTTTAACATCTTGCCCAATGGTTTCAATTGAATATGGAATCCGTTATAGAATACCGGACGAAGATTATAAAGCAGGTCAGGGACCTAATTGGTAGAATCGCCGCCAAGGCCTGCGAACGATCAACAACTGCGAAAGAACGGGTTAGACCCCATTCTTTTAAAAGAGCCGGAGGGTAGGGATTAACTCTCAACCCTCAGGTTTTTTGTTTTGGAAAGTTAACATTAAGTTTTCCTTAAATTTACTGAGTAACAATTCAGAATGAAGAAAATTGTAATATAATGTAGAGGATTGGGTAAATGTACCTACATTATTTGAAGTGGCGTCGGGAAACTGTGAGTCAGAAACTTTAGGGAAACGCTCACTAAAATCCCTAATCTCTTGTTCTAATTTAAGAAGATGGGGGGTATTCATTTCACCCTACCCAATCATGTCTTAAGGGGATTTGTCTCAGAACCGGGGGAGGGATGCTCAATCTGGGAGATTTAAAAGATAATAATCATACTATTTTAGCTGTGGGGTGATCGAACCGAATGAAAAACCTAATTTAATAGAATCTTTT from Ammoniphilus sp. CFH 90114 carries:
- a CDS encoding globin-coupled sensor protein produces the protein MSKCPFSMAFTFLGIARKKPKMDSLLEQSKRIHGKMVIDDREISRQLDIISLSEEDLKLVKLIQPLIIQKMDDIVQQFYGNITKQSNLLAIITRHSTVERLQGTLKTHIQELFNGEIDEEFVKKRIRIAHAHVKVGLETKWYMCAFQDLFSSIVAILDKHIENRTDLIGAIMVCSKLLNFEQQLVLEAYEQEHQRIRQVQEETKQKVNTAVQQAVESLAAVSEETSASVQELSAQTDHIMHFAKRGSNLAIASEERSIKGKGLVENQQESMDSIRDRMNKILQDSEDLQNVSKKIQDIVGMITSIADQTNLLALNAAIEAARAGEYGKGFSVVAGEIRKLADQTKQSISGVSALVAQTDTQVSHVSQSVQSIHSLIESGNQYVSQTVECFDEILEAMCQTKEQNQAIEKELEMFVKTLAEISEASSEIAYSTDSLNQTTNELM